DNA sequence from the Caulobacter segnis genome:
CCGCGCGGCCTGCGAGCGCCGGCGAAGGGTGTTGAAGACGATGACGTAGGCGACGTAGGCGGCAGTCAGCAGCGCCAGGATCGCCACGAGACGGAAGACGTCGTTGAAGGCCAGAATCGCCGCCTCGCGGCTGAGCGCCTGGCCCAGAAGGGCAACGCCTTGCGCGGCCTGCGCGGCGGGATCGACCACAGCGCTGGAGACGGTCCGGGCGCCAGCCTGGATGCGCGCCATCACCTGCGGATCGGTGGCCACCACGCGCTCGGCAAGGCTTGCGGCGTGCTCGCGCGCGGCGATGGTCTGGTAGGTCCCCAAAAAGGCCGATCCGACCAGGCCCCCGACGTTCTGGGTGGTGCTGAAGAGGACGATGAAGGTGACCAGGTGGTCGGCGCCCTTGGCGAGCATCTTGGTCAGGCCATAGAGTAGCGCCGGGCCGATGAAGAGCGTGGTGCCGAAGGCCAGGAGGGCCTGGGACCCGTAGAGCTGTTCGGGACGGGTGAGGTTAGTGGCGTGGGCGTCCCACCAGGCGCCGGCGGCGATGATCAGGGCCGCGACCATCACCTGATAGGGCAGACGCGTGGCCGACAGCGTCACGGCCGCGACCACGGTGCCCAACAGCATGGCGGCCACGACCCCGCTGAAGAGGATGTGGAGCTGATCGTTGTTGAGGCCGCCGGCCGTAAGCAGGCCGACCGCGCCGAAGGTCTGCTCGGCAAGGGCGATACGAACGAGCATGGCCACGGCGGCGAAGCGGATGATGTCCAGAGCGCCCAGCCAGCGCAGTTGCATGAGCGGCCGAGCCCGCAGGACTTCAATCGCCGCCGCCAGCGCCAGGAGACCAAGTCCGGTCGCAAGCGCCACGCCCAGCCACGGCGTATCGGTCCACCAGAGCAATCGCCCTTCGGACAGGACGCCGCAGATCAGGAGCGCGGCCGGAACCACCAGGCCGATGGTCAGGAAGTCGAGCGGCTCGAAAGCCTTGGACCGTTCACTCGGCGGCAGTCGCACGGCGTGCAGGGCGACGAAGGCGGTCAGGCCCAGCCCCATCTCGATCAGGTGCAGACCACGCCAATTGTCGAGCGCCAGCATCTCTACCGGAAAAAGCCGGGCCAAGGGCATGCCCAGCTGGATGAGCCCGATCCCGATCACCACGCCCAGCGGCTTTAGCTTCGGCGGAAAGACCTGAATCAGATTGTAGATGGTCAGGGTGGTCAGACCCGCGGCCATCATGCCGCTTGTGGCCCGCACCAAACCGGCGGCCAGGAAGCCGGGGAAAAGCAGTTGCCAGGCGCTGGCCAGGACATAGCCGACGATCAGGACGCTGGTGACCTGCGGAATGCCGAATTGGGCGCGGGCCTTGACCAAGGTCAGGTTGGCGGTGGCGTTCATCGCCACATAGATCGCCGGCAGCCAGCTGGCTTGGGCCGCGTAGACGCCCATGGAACCTGAGAGGTTGGCGACATTGACGTTGACCAGCCCGTTGCCGAGCGTCGCCACCACCGCAAGCACCAGAGCGGCCAGGCCGTAGGCCAGCCGCCGGCCGCCCGAGTGAACCGGTGAGAACGGCGAACCCGGAAAGGCTGGCCGCTCGTGGTCAGCATAAACGTATGAGCTCTCACTCATCCGCCGCGGGCCTCTGGTTCGGCGGCGATCCACGCCAGTCCGGTCAGCCCGGGCAGGAAGACATGCTCGCCGCCGCGCACGACGGAAAAGTCGGGCAGACCCTTGAGCCGGCGCCGAACGGGCTTGTCGGGGAAGACGTAGTCGTCGGCGCGATCACGCCGACCAACGATCGGATCGCCTCGTGAGCCCTGACCGACGAAGTCGCCGTCATTGACCCATTGGGATTGAACGAACTCGAACTGACGACCTGGGTTGGCGTTGATCATCGCCAGAACGATGCCGCGATCCAGTCCATCATCCTCTGTGGCGTCATGCGGCAGCACAGGCCCGTAGGCCGATCCGCGACGAAGAACCCGATGAAGGCGGGCGTCGACGATGGTGTCCTTCAGGCCATCGCGCGGATTGACGCGGCGGATATGGCTGCCGACGGGCGTCTTGGCGCCGTCGCGGTCGTCGTCGAAGTAGCCGAAGTCGTTGTTGCGCAGGCGGTCGGGGACGAGGCTTGGATCATCCCGGGTCGGCGAGAGCGCCAGGGGACAGCCACTGCGCCAGCGCCCCATCATTTTGGCGGCGACAAACTCCTCGCCATCGGGGCGGCCCTGAGCGTTGTCGCGCAGATAGCCCCTGAACGCGGCGACATACTGGCGGATCTTGCGGATGGCCAGGAAGGTGCCGTTGCGCCAGAGCGCTTCCGGGCCGCCAGCCCGGGCGATCACGCCCAGCTCATTCTCATAGCCGAGGATGAACTCACCGGCCTTGGCCGGATCGCCCTGGCCCGGCAAGGGCGCGCCGCCTTCGCCTTCGATGAACGGGCGGCTGATCCCGTCGTGGAATCCGAAGTGTTCGCGCAAGGTCGGGGGGATGCCGACATCCAGGCGATGGATAAAGGTCAGCCCTTCCTGACCGGCCAGGACCGAATGGCCAACCGCCACCTTCGCGTCGCGCGCCTCCCACGAGCCGGCCATCACGAAGAGGCCGATGTGGAAGCCTTGGCCGCCATGGGGCATGTCCCAATGGGCCGGGTCGCTCTGGCCGACATCGCCAAGGAAGGCGCTGCGCGCGGCCATGC
Encoded proteins:
- a CDS encoding MFS transporter, which gives rise to MSESSYVYADHERPAFPGSPFSPVHSGGRRLAYGLAALVLAVVATLGNGLVNVNVANLSGSMGVYAAQASWLPAIYVAMNATANLTLVKARAQFGIPQVTSVLIVGYVLASAWQLLFPGFLAAGLVRATSGMMAAGLTTLTIYNLIQVFPPKLKPLGVVIGIGLIQLGMPLARLFPVEMLALDNWRGLHLIEMGLGLTAFVALHAVRLPPSERSKAFEPLDFLTIGLVVPAALLICGVLSEGRLLWWTDTPWLGVALATGLGLLALAAAIEVLRARPLMQLRWLGALDIIRFAAVAMLVRIALAEQTFGAVGLLTAGGLNNDQLHILFSGVVAAMLLGTVVAAVTLSATRLPYQVMVAALIIAAGAWWDAHATNLTRPEQLYGSQALLAFGTTLFIGPALLYGLTKMLAKGADHLVTFIVLFSTTQNVGGLVGSAFLGTYQTIAAREHAASLAERVVATDPQVMARIQAGARTVSSAVVDPAAQAAQGVALLGQALSREAAILAFNDVFRLVAILALLTAAYVAYVIVFNTLRRRSQAARETSS
- a CDS encoding Dyp-type peroxidase — its product is MTVELELADIQGTVLRNRPMPYFGAYLLFRVDEPVAARALLRRLIPHITSAANWDAPAESAWINVVFTCEGLRRLQVPEPMIDGFPVEFRQGMAARSAFLGDVGQSDPAHWDMPHGGQGFHIGLFVMAGSWEARDAKVAVGHSVLAGQEGLTFIHRLDVGIPPTLREHFGFHDGISRPFIEGEGGAPLPGQGDPAKAGEFILGYENELGVIARAGGPEALWRNGTFLAIRKIRQYVAAFRGYLRDNAQGRPDGEEFVAAKMMGRWRSGCPLALSPTRDDPSLVPDRLRNNDFGYFDDDRDGAKTPVGSHIRRVNPRDGLKDTIVDARLHRVLRRGSAYGPVLPHDATEDDGLDRGIVLAMINANPGRQFEFVQSQWVNDGDFVGQGSRGDPIVGRRDRADDYVFPDKPVRRRLKGLPDFSVVRGGEHVFLPGLTGLAWIAAEPEARGG